A window of Gemmatimonadota bacterium contains these coding sequences:
- the lnt gene encoding apolipoprotein N-acyltransferase — protein sequence MVLLQRLHVTTPIAGLGLALCSALFIYLSIPDFDWWPLAWVAFVPVMVALHDAGRNGSSTRVALIALVFAFVSGVAKVYWIRETVMNYGGLNLALGLVSMAGVAFVVALYAFIFGLYAARADWKSPLFPLFAAALWTALEYIQTYVFTGFPWELLGYSQYLVLPVIQISNYTGVYGVSFLVMLLNATLAMVFIALRERTAWRAPVFAMALSWLALIGATGYGWWSISQARALERMTPPVKVAVVQGSKEQGIKWSKEEVQRTVDVYRDLTRSILPRDPEFIVFPETAMTFWLESPAYEEYNEQVHALAEEAGVPLLTGALGYRPGEEDIYNSAFLLLPERGIVSSYSKMHLVPFGEYLPFPSLFSFLSGLTGAIGDLTPGDELTVMPLTGQDMRVGTVICYESIFPDLVRRFPLNGADVLVVMTNDAWFGTSSAPAQHFSMAVLRAVENGTPIIRAANTGISGFISATGAVYGATPMLVATTTVENVHPYRGGLTFYTRYGDVFALLCCLLAVVAAALAGSRTVILLRRQSK from the coding sequence ATGGTCCTGCTGCAGCGCCTCCACGTCACAACGCCCATCGCCGGGCTCGGGCTCGCCCTTTGCTCCGCCCTGTTCATCTACCTGAGCATACCCGATTTCGACTGGTGGCCCCTGGCCTGGGTCGCTTTCGTGCCGGTCATGGTCGCGTTGCACGACGCCGGTCGAAACGGGTCCTCGACCAGGGTGGCTTTGATCGCCCTGGTTTTCGCCTTCGTTTCAGGCGTCGCCAAGGTGTACTGGATCCGGGAAACGGTCATGAATTACGGCGGCCTGAACCTGGCGCTGGGCCTGGTCAGCATGGCAGGCGTGGCCTTCGTCGTCGCCCTGTACGCCTTCATTTTCGGTCTGTATGCGGCGCGGGCCGACTGGAAGTCCCCCCTTTTCCCGTTGTTCGCGGCTGCCCTGTGGACGGCGCTGGAATACATCCAGACCTATGTTTTCACGGGGTTCCCCTGGGAACTGCTGGGTTACTCGCAGTACCTGGTCCTTCCCGTCATTCAGATTTCGAACTACACGGGCGTGTACGGTGTGAGCTTCCTGGTCATGCTGTTGAACGCGACGCTGGCCATGGTCTTCATCGCCCTTCGCGAACGCACCGCCTGGCGCGCGCCGGTGTTCGCCATGGCGCTGTCCTGGCTGGCCCTGATCGGCGCGACGGGGTACGGCTGGTGGTCGATTTCGCAGGCCCGCGCCCTGGAGCGGATGACCCCACCGGTGAAGGTGGCTGTCGTCCAGGGCAGCAAGGAACAGGGCATAAAGTGGTCGAAGGAGGAGGTCCAGCGGACCGTGGATGTCTATAGGGATCTGACGCGGTCGATACTGCCCCGGGATCCGGAGTTCATCGTGTTCCCAGAGACGGCGATGACCTTCTGGCTGGAGAGCCCGGCTTATGAAGAGTACAACGAACAGGTGCATGCGTTGGCCGAGGAGGCGGGGGTTCCGCTGCTTACCGGCGCGCTGGGCTACCGGCCCGGTGAAGAAGACATCTACAACAGTGCCTTCCTGCTCCTGCCCGAACGGGGGATCGTGAGTTCCTACAGCAAAATGCACCTGGTGCCCTTCGGCGAGTATCTCCCTTTTCCTAGTCTGTTTTCCTTTCTTTCCGGATTGACCGGCGCGATCGGAGACCTCACGCCCGGGGACGAACTGACCGTGATGCCGCTCACCGGGCAGGATATGCGTGTCGGCACGGTCATCTGCTACGAATCCATTTTCCCGGATCTGGTCCGTAGATTCCCGCTGAACGGCGCCGACGTGCTCGTGGTCATGACCAACGATGCCTGGTTCGGGACCTCATCGGCGCCCGCCCAGCATTTCTCCATGGCGGTGCTGCGCGCCGTGGAAAACGGCACGCCGATCATCCGCGCGGCGAACACGGGGATATCGGGATTCATCTCCGCCACAGGCGCCGTCTATGGCGCCACGCCCATGCTGGTCGCCACGACCACCGTCGAAAACGTGCATCCGTACCGGGGCGGGCTTACGTTCTACACCCGTTACGGCGACGTGTTCGCCCTCCTCTGCTGCTTGCTGGCCGTCGTCGCGGCGGCCCTGGCGGGCAGCAGGACCGTCATCCTCCTCAGGCGCCAATCGAAATGA
- a CDS encoding Gfo/Idh/MocA family oxidoreductase — protein sequence MDALRMAVIGVGRLGEAHARVLAGMPGVRLAGVYDVREKRAEEVARRYGTTALESLSRVAEEADAATVVVPTTAHCEVASYTLAEGLHTFVEKPITATVPEADRLIDLSESRNLVLQVGHIERFNGAYRALDGMDISPGFIEAHRLASFDPRGTDVSVVHDLMIHDIDLILRLVQSDLASVDATGVAVISDQVDIANARMRFADGCVANVTASRISLKKMRKMRIFQRDHYVSMDFLAGESEIYRLVDDPGRAGARGLKIPINTGDGRVRHITRQKTSKDRSEPLESELASFVAAVRGDAPAPVTGFDGREALRVSLAVIEQIETNSR from the coding sequence TTGGACGCCTTGCGAATGGCCGTAATCGGCGTCGGACGGCTCGGTGAAGCACACGCCCGGGTGCTGGCGGGCATGCCCGGCGTAAGGCTTGCCGGCGTGTACGACGTTCGCGAGAAAAGAGCGGAAGAGGTTGCCCGCCGCTACGGCACGACTGCGCTCGAAAGCCTGTCACGCGTCGCGGAAGAAGCCGACGCGGCCACCGTGGTCGTGCCCACCACCGCACATTGCGAGGTGGCGTCGTACACTCTTGCGGAGGGCCTGCACACCTTCGTGGAGAAACCGATCACCGCGACCGTACCGGAAGCCGACCGGCTGATCGATCTGTCGGAGTCCCGGAACCTCGTGCTTCAAGTCGGACACATCGAGCGGTTCAACGGTGCCTACCGGGCCCTCGACGGCATGGACATTTCCCCCGGGTTCATCGAAGCGCATCGCCTGGCCTCCTTCGACCCCAGGGGCACGGACGTCTCCGTCGTCCACGACCTCATGATCCACGACATCGATCTCATCCTGCGTCTCGTCCAGTCGGACCTGGCGTCCGTGGACGCCACGGGCGTCGCCGTGATTTCCGACCAGGTGGACATCGCCAACGCCCGAATGCGATTCGCCGATGGGTGCGTGGCCAACGTCACGGCCAGCCGCATTTCGCTCAAGAAAATGCGCAAAATGCGGATCTTTCAGCGCGATCATTACGTTTCGATGGACTTCCTGGCGGGCGAAAGCGAGATTTACCGGTTGGTCGACGATCCCGGACGGGCCGGAGCACGGGGATTGAAGATCCCGATCAACACCGGCGATGGACGGGTCCGCCATATCACGCGGCAGAAGACCTCGAAGGACCGGAGCGAGCCGCTCGAATCCGAACTCGCCTCCTTCGTCGCGGCGGTGCGCGGCGATGCGCCGGCGCCGGTGACCGGTTTCGACGGCCGGGAGGCCCTTCGCGTCTCCCTGGCGGTCATCGAACAGATCGAAACCAACAGCCGGTAA
- a CDS encoding isoprenylcysteine carboxylmethyltransferase family protein → MDIRAAVFAARSYTPIPLLIAVLIMAEPGPMTFISGGLLVLIGESIRLWAVGYAGSATRTRHVGAPALITNGPYGRVRNPLYVGNFVLSLGLCVMAWAWMPYMIGIFVTAFGIQYGLIVSLEEESLRKTFGAQYEAYLASVPRFLPRFTEYTAGKPAPYDFGAALRSERRTFQSTAVVAAAIAVRWYWG, encoded by the coding sequence ATGGATATCCGCGCCGCGGTCTTCGCGGCCCGAAGCTATACACCCATCCCGCTCCTGATCGCGGTCCTGATCATGGCCGAACCCGGCCCGATGACGTTCATTTCCGGGGGGCTGCTGGTGTTGATCGGGGAATCCATACGCCTGTGGGCGGTGGGTTACGCGGGCTCCGCCACCCGCACCCGCCACGTCGGAGCACCGGCGCTCATCACCAACGGGCCCTATGGGCGGGTACGCAATCCGCTGTATGTCGGCAACTTCGTGCTGAGTCTCGGCCTGTGCGTCATGGCCTGGGCCTGGATGCCTTACATGATCGGGATCTTCGTGACCGCTTTCGGAATACAGTACGGGCTCATCGTATCGCTGGAGGAGGAAAGCCTGCGGAAAACCTTCGGCGCACAATACGAAGCATACCTCGCGTCGGTACCGCGTTTCCTCCCCCGATTCACCGAATACACCGCGGGGAAACCGGCGCCTTATGATTTCGGCGCCGCCCTGCGCAGCGAAAGACGCACCTTTCAGTCCACGGCCGTGGTTGCGGCCGCCATCGCTGTGCGCTGGTACTGGGGCTAG
- the hisB gene encoding imidazoleglycerol-phosphate dehydratase HisB, which produces MPRTATVTRETLETRIELALTLEGEGRLAGETGIGFFDHMLGSFVKHGGFNLDLACTGDLHIDDHHTVEDVGICLGQAIARAIGDGSGITRFGHAYAPLDEALARAVFDVSGRAHLEFDADFSRSSVGDFSTEMVREFFGALVHHGRVTLHVALLSGVNAHHQVEAVFKAAARALRQAVAIDDRVSGVPSTKGSL; this is translated from the coding sequence GTGCCTCGCACCGCCACGGTAACGCGCGAAACCCTGGAAACCCGCATCGAACTGGCCCTGACCCTCGAGGGCGAAGGTCGACTCGCCGGAGAAACCGGCATCGGTTTCTTCGACCACATGCTGGGCAGCTTCGTCAAGCACGGCGGGTTCAACCTCGATCTCGCCTGTACCGGCGATTTGCATATCGACGATCATCACACGGTGGAAGACGTGGGGATCTGCCTGGGCCAGGCCATCGCCCGGGCGATCGGCGATGGATCGGGCATTACGCGGTTCGGCCACGCCTACGCACCCCTGGACGAAGCGCTGGCCCGGGCCGTCTTCGACGTAAGCGGCCGCGCCCACCTGGAGTTCGACGCCGATTTCTCGCGTTCCTCGGTCGGCGATTTCAGCACGGAAATGGTGCGGGAGTTCTTCGGAGCCCTCGTGCATCACGGTCGCGTCACCCTGCACGTCGCGTTGCTCTCCGGCGTGAACGCCCATCACCAGGTCGAGGCGGTCTTCAAGGCGGCGGCCAGGGCGCTGCGCCAGGCCGTGGCCATAGACGACCGCGTATCCGGCGTACCGTCCACCAAGGGCAGTCTCTAG
- a CDS encoding D-TA family PLP-dependent enzyme — protein sequence MHIDELDTPAYVADLDLMERNIASMAEHCRNLDIGLRCHTKSHKIPEIAHWQVKAGAIGICCQKLGEAEVMAAAGIENILIPYNIVGPRKVERLTRVAKRTEIIVAVDDEITARGISDQAEKDGCRVNVIIELDTGTQRCGVQSPEAAATLAERITDLRGLVFKGVMIFPSHPEARDFLAETIERITGKGIPVEIISGGGTGGEENSKAMGCTETRSGSYIWEGMERLSTSAMLDPQRCPCRMICTVVSAPTPDRIIIDGGMKTFASYPPTPYGHIIEHPEAQIYGMSVEHGHVDVSHCTHRFRVGERVSVIPLHQEMALNLHDELNGVRGDQVEVIWPVAGRGRVK from the coding sequence ATGCACATCGACGAGCTGGACACTCCTGCCTACGTGGCCGACCTGGACCTGATGGAGCGCAACATCGCGTCCATGGCGGAACATTGCCGGAATCTCGACATCGGTCTTCGATGCCACACGAAGAGCCATAAAATCCCGGAAATCGCCCACTGGCAGGTCAAGGCCGGCGCGATCGGTATCTGCTGCCAGAAACTCGGCGAGGCCGAAGTCATGGCCGCCGCCGGCATCGAGAACATCCTGATCCCCTACAACATCGTCGGTCCCCGCAAGGTGGAACGTCTGACGCGTGTCGCCAAACGGACCGAGATCATCGTGGCCGTCGATGACGAGATCACGGCACGGGGCATTTCGGACCAGGCCGAAAAAGACGGCTGCCGGGTCAACGTGATCATCGAGCTGGATACGGGCACGCAGCGTTGCGGCGTGCAGTCGCCCGAAGCGGCAGCGACGCTGGCCGAACGTATCACGGACCTGCGCGGCCTCGTTTTCAAAGGCGTCATGATCTTCCCCAGCCATCCCGAGGCCAGGGATTTCCTGGCGGAAACGATAGAACGGATCACCGGGAAGGGCATCCCTGTCGAGATCATCAGCGGGGGCGGCACCGGCGGCGAAGAAAACTCCAAAGCCATGGGCTGCACCGAGACCCGTAGCGGTTCCTACATCTGGGAGGGCATGGAGCGTCTCAGCACTTCCGCCATGCTAGATCCCCAACGCTGCCCCTGCCGCATGATCTGCACCGTGGTGAGCGCACCGACCCCGGACCGCATCATCATCGACGGCGGCATGAAGACCTTCGCGAGCTATCCGCCCACACCCTACGGCCACATCATCGAACATCCCGAGGCGCAGATCTACGGCATGTCCGTGGAACACGGCCACGTGGACGTATCTCACTGCACGCACCGGTTCAGGGTCGGCGAGCGCGTTTCGGTCATCCCCCTGCACCAGGAAATGGCCCTCAACCTGCACGACGAGCTCAACGGCGTACGGGGCGACCAGGTGGAAGTCATCTGGCCCGTGGCCGGCCGGGGCCGGGTCAAATAA